Within Montipora foliosa isolate CH-2021 chromosome 3, ASM3666993v2, whole genome shotgun sequence, the genomic segment TAGCTGCTATTGAGCTTTCACTCAGAACATGGGCttgagtttctaaatcggcgaacgacaTTACACTAAAATCCTAACACATGTACAGCTCcaatcgctttggttgccccactgtatgttataaatccggattttcatcgaactttgccagaattgaagctgtttgaagcctcgcaCGCGCAGAAATCCCCTTCAACgacactcgacaccacggctgtttctttgttgtcgttggaaaaagtatagtcTCGTCAAGGGAGTTTCTTTTagccaaagaaatcaccacCTCGTAAATCTACTGTCCGTTTTGCTGCACCGAACAAAGTCAAGCAAGTAATCAGCCAATCATCCCTCAATTTATTTTAACACTCCTGGCTACAATACCAACAAACAAGGatagagataacgtggattttgcaacaatttaacgTGTCAGTTGGTTTTAATATCCCAATATCACTGacaggatcctttcattcgctttcgagTTCGTTATGTTTACCCATGGGTTATGTTTACCCTTGCGACCTTGGGTGTTTGTTTTCcatctggaagatgtttatattttcaattacaacctctTCCAAGGGGTTATCGCGCATAGTTTTCAACCAATAAAATATCCGCGTCCTAATGACTTGGAATAcctgaaattctttgtgcattttgttgcaccgaaaaaagtcAAACGAGATTATAACTCGGAGACCTTTCAGTTACCTAGTAAAAAGCTGGTTTACTATTTATCAGCATCACATCTCATGCTGTGTTTTAATGTATCTCGTATTTTGCTCGTATTCATGGTCCCGAGAAagaaattcttgccgatttcggtgctcatttgttgaaataaGGGAAGCATATTATGTGAACTGTGAACTTAGCTCACTGACCCTCGCACTTTGTATTAGCTTCGACTGGACTCTTACATGTAAAATGATACTTGAACTCGATTCAACCCCGCGAACGTGTCGTCTTCAAGCCCTTATATGTTGTTCTGATTTCCTGATCCACGCAATTGGCCGCTCTGAAATTCAACTGGGAACTGGGGTGAGTTTCAATTTTTCATTcatcgataaactgacactaccacatgaaagatcatgttgagaatggtcatttggccaagtatggtgcttttagggtgaacagagaccaagtaaTGGACTAGAAACATGGTTCAATATCCCTACaggcgtctctaattttgatacagcgtcccccaaaaccatataacctcttaattttttttatgatttctttgatactctttaaaatgggcaaacatagcgattttcatcgcagcttctttcaaattgtaggtATATAACGtgattttacagttgtcactaaactgattaaaaaaaaatttgatttgtggggacgctttgtcaaaattagagacgtttgtacgGATTTTAAACCGTATTTCAAGGTTCATAACTTGGTCTCCGTTCACCCATAAAGCATCATACTTGGTCAAATGACCAATCTTAACACGATCTTTCATGTGGTGGTGTCAGTTCttcgattagttaaaatttaaaactcgccccagttccctgctgaatttcggaatgGCCAATCGGAATGTCGCGAAATAATAGGTACAGAAAACAACTTTTCCAGAGGTACACTTGTGATTTAATGTTATTTATTAAACAACgtacaatttttctttcttttgtacATTTGTACGTGATCAACTTCATCGCAGTAAATTTCGATTTTTTCTACGAAGTGATGTGAACTGTGAAATCACACCCGCAAATTCTGTCTACATCTGTTTCATCGCAATGCCTCATCCGCAGTGACCATGAATGAACTAAAATAGCAAAGTCTAGTTCCTTTATGTGGTCAAAGGTGGCCGCCATGAAAGATTTAAGTGTAAAGCAAACCATCACATTATCTCTGTTGCTTCGATGGCTTAGTGGGAACTTACTCACCCCTGGGGCCCGATGGCCCGAGTTCGGGGCGCAATGGCTCCGGTTGTATCATACGGGATTCTTATCAAGTGGTTAATCTACTATCCCTGGAGAATGCACTTTTgtgactacgatgaaaaaaaaaactcaacttGTTTTATAACGTGGTATGTATGGTATGCATCCCGCGTAAAAAGGGTATTGACCTTCAAGGGTAAAAGAAAGGAAGGGTGCGGTTTTCCTCCTCCTCATCTAATCTCGGCGCTGTCTTCCCAGTCGGCTGCACAGCTGCAATCTTTGTTTGGGCCTCCTGTGATGGGGCAATTCCTGTCAAATGGAATAAAGAAAGTACGTATGATTTGAACTCAGCAATTTTAGTACGACTTAGAAAGGGCCACCATTGTTATTTTTCGGACTTTTATTGTATTTCTCAGATAGTATGCGCGCTGGCTAAATCAGCGGAcagtattctacagtacggcccgctaattttaGAATTTCGATAAAACGTTATGTAGCAAGTATTTCATGTCGTCTCAGTTAcctaaacttgtaaaactgtttgaatcttgcaagcaacaacAGTGTAACCCCGCTCTACGGACACCCGCTTAATACAGACACCCGTGTATAGCGAACCGTTTCGTTTGCCCCGACAAAAAGATCATATATTCTCTCCAAAATTTACCCACTACAGTTTTTGACaagggacagagaaaaattgTCCTTAATACGGACGCATTTTGGTATGGACAACGACAATTTTTTTCTGTCCCGTGTCAAAAACTGTAGTCTGCCTCCTATTGCAGTTTCACTTCCTTGGCTTTTTGCTGCAGTCATTGCTCGTAGCCTTCATGCTCTTTCACGGCAATGTCGTGTATagttaaacttgaaaaagagaCAACGTACGTTTTCTAGTCGAAATGTCTGCTATAGCTTTTTATCACTAAAACATTCATGTGTTTGGGCATGTCCCCTTGGTGTCCATATTAACCGGGTTTCACtgtatttcaaacagccaagaagatttagtttttcggattttgacacggcaATCTACGTGGCAGTTGAAACTTCCGCTTCCAGATGAACCTCAGAGATAtgataaatatcttactaacctcgttttctcggtaaTTATTTTAAGTTACGGATCTTCGTTTTTCCCCATCgttttatggcccgcgcgcttcgctcttgggccataaatcaacgggaaaaaaactcggtccataacttacagtaaggacctcgaactcggttagtaagaggtatttacaACTTGGATAGAGTCAATTACtacttttatttttctgtttccattCGGCTACTATTTACGGTCTTTTTGGTCGTCGAATTTTACATGCACCGAATCCAACGGAAATGAGCGAGAACAGCTAAACTGCGCAAAGAGAATATGAAGTAAGAAAGTTTATCTCCATGCCCCATGATAACTACTTGAAATCTATTTTTCGATCTCGGCAGTGCTATTTTTGGACCCAGAATGAATTACGTCATTCTTTCGGAAAAATCGTACGTCGACCTTAAAATAATCGAGGAACTAAAAATGgctttaaaataattatcacAGTAAGAGGGAATGTATGGGGAATTAGCTCTCTTATTTCCTATTTTGTTTCTTCTACAATTATCATAGAAAGAGGGTCATGTGTGGGGGATAAGCTCTCTTACATCATATTCTCTTGACCGCGCCTATTTGGCAGGGACGGTAGCAAGCTGCTTTGTCTAGCAGTGCTTATCAGTCTCCTAAGATAATGGCGGGAAAATGCAGAAACAAGCTGCCTGCTTTTTATAGTCCAAGCAGTATTTCCTCCAATTTGCCTTGTTTCGCTTTTTAGATATACGTATTTTGACATGTTTAAGTGAACAGCATATTTAAGACCACGATAGCATTTCACACATTACAGACTTACTCTTTGCCGGTAAATAACACCtatatagacctctttcataatggtggccCATTCGTTTATTCTTTTATAGTTGTATGTTCATTATAACCTTTCTGAACTAGTTGCCATGTGCACAAttcacaacaataattatttacttctACAAAGCCATTACTTACAATTTACATACATAGAAAAGAGTTAACAAAATGACAGACGtcatgaaagtggtctatagttATCGGTCATGTGTCTCTTAGATTTAACTTTGAATaaataatgatttttttttttagttctaaCGCTGTACTATACCTTGAACAAAGTTCCTTTCCCTTATGAAGTAATCCGTTTTGACGATGTCAAAACTTAACAGTGCCTTTTTGGAGTAAAAGACCAAAAGCCTCTCTTCAATTTCCTTAATCAGTTGCAATGCTTTAGCCATATGCTCTTGAGACACCCAACCCTGGACGTCAAGGACTTTCAGATGTCTTGAACTCTTTACATAAAAAGCAAGCTGCCTATTCTTTGCTCTAATTTGGACGCGATTGGTGATGGGACGTGTTTCAGCATTCAAATGGTGTTCAATATCTTGGAAGCAACTCTCTGCAATAGCCTCCTCGTTTTCAGTGATGCCAATTTTGGCGGATTTCTCTACATAAAAAGAGGCGACGCAATATCTGTTCTCTGTAGTTTCTTCACCAGCAGCACAAGGTAGCAAAAGCTGAAATAGAGACGATAGAAATCATTCATTtctaattaagaaaaaaagcagcagctgtgtttttttttaagttgtctTGCTCTAGTACTTTTGATGTCATTTGTCATTCATTTAtgcataactgaaaaaaaaaagcataaagtgataaatgaaatataaaagaaaattacGTTTGCTGAAACAAAAAGCGTATatatgtatgtacgtatgtaacgtacataattcacaaaataaaggaaagaacaCCTGTTAGGTCTTAAAGCTAAGTAGCAGTACGCTCCCTCTCTTACCTCTATGGAGTCATCAAGCAATTCCTTAGCCCGTGCATAATTCCCCTCCCTACGGGCCACCGCTGATTCAAGATACTTGAGTTTTGATAGGAGGAAACAATGATTGGTAGAATGATATGTCCGTGATATCACCAGGGCGCGTTTTGCATGTTCCTTTGCCTCCTCGATCTGGTTTTCGTTCAAGTCTAGCACTGCCAGCTGTAAAAATTATATAGATTAAAGTCAGTTGTACTTGTGGACTATGCGAAAAAATGTTATCTGTCGTCATGACCTTTAAGACAAGCGTCAGTGCTGTGAGGGGTGTGGTCATACATGAAGGAACTGACCTTTGTTGTTGCAAAAACATACACATCAAAAGAACTCTCGTTTTTGCTTATTGCACTTCGTACTTCGATGATAATCATTTTCAGATTTGTTTGccagaacgaaaaaaaaaaacattatatTTATGTTTATACAGTAACTATACCAATaatttttcttataaataactcttttttagtttttttttttcctggggaGAAAGCATATTAGAAAACTATAGATTACCACTATGAGCTCCATCTCTAGCTAAGAATAAAATTACATTCATTGTGTGCACATTTAACAGTGAAacgcaataatattattaaggaGTTAACACTAAAATGAGTTTGAAGCATGATTATACCTACTAACAACAGAGTATTTTTAacttaaaaagtgaaaaactgAACACAGCCGATCgccatgaataataataatcctttgaaatatatttttttatgaacAAACCCGTGCTATTTTTGGACCCAGCAAGTATAAATTTACCTAACGGCATTCTTTCTAACCAATCAGATGCCGACTTAAAAATGACCATGGGGCTAGAAATAGATTTCGAATACTTTTCACTGGAAGATTACAATGTATGGCGGATAAGTTCTCTTACTTTATCCACTCTTGTCAAAAGAGACAAATAAGACAAAATACAGACACACAGATCACACGTTGCAATCTGCATCGCTAactgaccacatcgtgagacaaacgattaCATTCtatatttattattacaaaaacaCACTATTATTCCAGAAATGCTTCACTCTAGGTATTTCAAACATGGATTAAACAGTCTTGACAAACCTCATATAATACAAGAGGTATCAAATCTGTGAACCGCGCATGCGTGTCAGCATACTCTTTGAGCCTCTCCAAGTTCTCCATGAAGATCTCTCGCATTccttagaaaaaataaaataagcatTTTCCAAGACCAAAGTGCTGTAAACTTACCCCGAATGTAAAACATAAAATGTACCTAAAACTTACCATCATCTGCTAAACGCTGAAAGCGTTTGACAATTGACATTCCCGCCTCGTTGGTCCACATACCTGTTGTAAATATGAAAATTAACAAGTCGAACTGTGGCTTGGTGCTGTTTTTACTCTTATcatatcgacaacgatattcatcATCACAGCCGTCGAATGTGATGAACTCACGAGGCACAGCCTGAGTGAGTCCGcaattgtatttgttttttaccacaacatCGACCAAGAGTTTACTCATTCCACCGTTGTGTGACATGCATCAGTGAAGCGCCCGTCACTGTTTCAAAATTTATCGATAACGGAAATTCACTCAGCGAATCAGATTGCAGGTTTCAAGCAACTGCGGTAAAACACTGATGAAAGATTC encodes:
- the LOC137996326 gene encoding uncharacterized protein, whose translation is MIISESNMTDLRPIITHSEQSHTFGEFCQHPRAVGPLSLSRKSIPARFLVGPYVAIQYRLEILQVPEEEIWRCVMSPTADGFAINNGTYFLKVHISPSGLIFTQAEDYNFRRDLQGSTGIVILLLPSSIPKVFTFTVKLFSFDGDQDVFVSCLEQQIPLPGPWLEQYQEGPAIEHPIKKIRPRGMWTNEAGMSIVKRFQRLADDGMREIFMENLERLKEYADTHARFTDLIPLVLYELAVLDLNENQIEEAKEHAKRALVISRTYHSTNHCFLLSKLKYLESAVARREGNYARAKELLDDSIELLLPCAAGEETTENRYCVASFYVEKSAKIGITENEEAIAESCFQDIEHHLNAETRPITNRVQIRAKNRQLAFYVKSSRHLKVLDVQGWVSQEHMAKALQLIKEIEERLLVFYSKKALLSFDIVKTDYFIRERNFVQGIAPSQEAQTKIAAVQPTGKTAPRLDEEEENRTLPFFYP